The following proteins are co-located in the Heliorestis convoluta genome:
- the argF gene encoding ornithine carbamoyltransferase → MNVSNQKNLVNVTDTLRGRDFLSLHDYRRQEIEELLALARQLKALQKAGKPHSLLEGKTLGMIFTKSSTRTRVSFEVGMYQLGGHALFLSGQDIQIGRGEPIRDTARVLSRYVDGIMIRTFAHQDVVDLAQYAEVPVINGLTDLLHPCQVLADLLTIVEYKGRTEGLKFTYIGDGNNMAHEIMFGGAITGMDVVICTPEGYGPDQEIVRLATEDAQKNGGKITLLHDPVEAARGADVLYTDVWASMGQEEETAKRIKAFQGYQINESILQVAHKEAMVLHCLPAHRGEEITHEVMEGPQSAVFDQAENRLHAQKAIMAATM, encoded by the coding sequence ATGAATGTATCCAATCAGAAGAACCTAGTCAACGTAACAGACACGCTACGAGGTCGTGACTTCCTGTCTTTGCATGACTATCGTCGTCAAGAGATCGAAGAGCTGCTAGCTCTTGCCCGACAACTTAAAGCCTTGCAAAAAGCAGGAAAGCCCCATTCTTTGCTAGAAGGTAAAACCTTAGGCATGATTTTTACCAAATCATCGACACGAACTCGTGTTTCCTTTGAAGTGGGCATGTATCAGTTGGGTGGACATGCACTATTTCTGAGCGGACAAGATATTCAGATTGGACGAGGAGAGCCGATTCGCGATACGGCTCGTGTCCTTTCTCGTTATGTCGATGGAATCATGATTCGCACTTTTGCACACCAGGACGTTGTCGATCTGGCCCAGTATGCAGAAGTACCTGTTATCAATGGGTTAACCGATCTACTTCATCCTTGTCAAGTGCTGGCTGATTTGCTCACGATCGTAGAATACAAAGGTCGAACAGAAGGACTTAAGTTCACCTACATTGGCGATGGCAACAACATGGCCCACGAAATCATGTTCGGTGGTGCCATCACAGGCATGGATGTGGTCATCTGCACGCCAGAAGGATACGGTCCTGATCAAGAAATTGTTCGCTTAGCCACAGAAGACGCTCAGAAAAATGGAGGAAAAATCACACTCCTTCATGATCCTGTAGAAGCAGCTCGTGGAGCTGACGTACTCTACACCGATGTCTGGGCATCGATGGGACAAGAAGAAGAAACAGCCAAAAGAATAAAAGCTTTTCAAGGGTATCAGATTAATGAATCGATACTACAAGTGGCGCACAAAGAAGCCATGGTTTTGCATTGCTTACCAGCCCATCGAGGCGAAGAGATTACCCATGAAGTGATGGAAGGCCCTCAGTCTGCCGTTTTTGATCAAGCTGAGAACCGCCTACACGCTCAAAAAGCCATCATGGCTGCCACCATGTAA